One window of Metopolophium dirhodum isolate CAU chromosome 3, ASM1992520v1, whole genome shotgun sequence genomic DNA carries:
- the LOC132942107 gene encoding inositol-trisphosphate 3-kinase homolog isoform X4: MYPRLHESPDFAAMSSLVQQQTENEWKSSQCNSVTSSAKKNHKKENSLLKFLALNALELSAPASDVLLRNNSTTTAGTATDTEVRNVKSQETAATNVQSATCRSATGVPQQQSWFQLSGHPDCFAPAGLGTIWKKCSGGTERDVYEALSNEPSLQDIVPKYYREVEYNGQTFIELQDLLYGFRDPNVMDIKMGTRTFLESEVKNSSARQDLYLKMIAVDPEAPNAEERKLQAVTKLRYMQFREEQSSTCSHGFRIEAMKFRGSPPVTDLKTVKSDEEVNNTLALFLGDRHDIKQRLVARLNEIRSKLDRSHYFKTHEIVGSSILIIYDDTKIGAWLIDFAKTRHVPESTVLTHRRPWVPGNHEEGFLFGLDHLIESTENLHTPVSKDSVAPSSSIKVET; encoded by the exons caaACCGAAAACGAATGGAAGAGCTCGCAGTGCAATTCTGTGACTTCGTCAGCCAAAAAGAACCACAAGAAAGAAAACTCGCTGTTGAAATTCTTGGCTTTG aacgcTCTCGAGTTGAGCGCACCCGCCAGTGATGTGTTGCTGCGCAACAACAGCACGACCACGGCTGGGACGGCAACGGATACCGAAGTGCGAAATGTCAAGTCTCAAGAAACAGCGGCCACCAACGTCCAGTCGGCGACTTGTAGGTCGGCCACGGGCGTCCCACAACAACAGTCGTGGTTCCAGCTGTCCGGACATCCGGACTGTTTCGCACCTGCCGGCCTGGGCACAATATGGAAGAAGTGCAGTGGCGGCACCGAGCGAGACGTGTACGAAGCCCTTTCCAACGAGCCCAGTCTTCAAGACATCGTGCCCAAGTATTACAGGGAAGTCGAGTACAACGGACAGACGTTCATCGAGCTGCAAGACTTGCTGTACGGCTTCCGGGACCCCAACGTCATGGACATCAAAATGGGCACGCGCACTTTCCTGGAATCGGAAGTGAAAAACTCCTCGGCCCGACAAGACCTGTACCTCAAG aTGATCGCCGTGGATCCTGAAGCACCGAATGCCGAAGAACGCAAGTTGCAAGCGGTCACAAAACTACGATACATGCAGTTCAGAGAAGAACAGAGTTCAACGTGCAGTCACGGTTTTAGAATTGAAGCTATGAAG TTTCGAGGTTCTCCACCCGTAACGGACTTGAAGACTGTGAAGAGCGATGAAGAGGTGAATAACACTCTTGCTTTGTTCCTGGGTGACCGCCATGACATCAAACAAAGGCTGGTTGCCAGACTGAATGAAATACGGTCGAAATTGGATCGTTCTCATTACTTTAAAACTCATGAG ATTGTGGGTAGCAGTATCTTGATTATATACGACGATACTAAGATCGGTGCTTGGCTGATTGACTTTGCCAAAACTAGACACGTACCCGAGAGCACAGTACTTACCCACAGACGACCATGGGTGCCTGGAAACCACGAGGAGGGCTTCTTATTCGGTCTCGATCATCTCATAGAG TCAACTGAGAATTTACATACACCTGTCTCAAAAGATTCTGTAGCGCCGTCAAGCTCTATTAAAGTGGAAACTTGA
- the LOC132942107 gene encoding inositol-trisphosphate 3-kinase homolog isoform X2, whose protein sequence is MRMSDMTVCPVASRQSFFDSFTVVSKAIGQLEKLMSGKQTENEWKSSQCNSVTSSAKKNHKKENSLLKFLALNALELSAPASDVLLRNNSTTTAGTATDTEVRNVKSQETAATNVQSATCRSATGVPQQQSWFQLSGHPDCFAPAGLGTIWKKCSGGTERDVYEALSNEPSLQDIVPKYYREVEYNGQTFIELQDLLYGFRDPNVMDIKMGTRTFLESEVKNSSARQDLYLKMIAVDPEAPNAEERKLQAVTKLRYMQFREEQSSTCSHGFRIEAMKFRGSPPVTDLKTVKSDEEVNNTLALFLGDRHDIKQRLVARLNEIRSKLDRSHYFKTHEIVGSSILIIYDDTKIGAWLIDFAKTRHVPESTVLTHRRPWVPGNHEEGFLFGLDHLIESTENLHTPVSKDSVAPSSSIKVET, encoded by the exons caaACCGAAAACGAATGGAAGAGCTCGCAGTGCAATTCTGTGACTTCGTCAGCCAAAAAGAACCACAAGAAAGAAAACTCGCTGTTGAAATTCTTGGCTTTG aacgcTCTCGAGTTGAGCGCACCCGCCAGTGATGTGTTGCTGCGCAACAACAGCACGACCACGGCTGGGACGGCAACGGATACCGAAGTGCGAAATGTCAAGTCTCAAGAAACAGCGGCCACCAACGTCCAGTCGGCGACTTGTAGGTCGGCCACGGGCGTCCCACAACAACAGTCGTGGTTCCAGCTGTCCGGACATCCGGACTGTTTCGCACCTGCCGGCCTGGGCACAATATGGAAGAAGTGCAGTGGCGGCACCGAGCGAGACGTGTACGAAGCCCTTTCCAACGAGCCCAGTCTTCAAGACATCGTGCCCAAGTATTACAGGGAAGTCGAGTACAACGGACAGACGTTCATCGAGCTGCAAGACTTGCTGTACGGCTTCCGGGACCCCAACGTCATGGACATCAAAATGGGCACGCGCACTTTCCTGGAATCGGAAGTGAAAAACTCCTCGGCCCGACAAGACCTGTACCTCAAG aTGATCGCCGTGGATCCTGAAGCACCGAATGCCGAAGAACGCAAGTTGCAAGCGGTCACAAAACTACGATACATGCAGTTCAGAGAAGAACAGAGTTCAACGTGCAGTCACGGTTTTAGAATTGAAGCTATGAAG TTTCGAGGTTCTCCACCCGTAACGGACTTGAAGACTGTGAAGAGCGATGAAGAGGTGAATAACACTCTTGCTTTGTTCCTGGGTGACCGCCATGACATCAAACAAAGGCTGGTTGCCAGACTGAATGAAATACGGTCGAAATTGGATCGTTCTCATTACTTTAAAACTCATGAG ATTGTGGGTAGCAGTATCTTGATTATATACGACGATACTAAGATCGGTGCTTGGCTGATTGACTTTGCCAAAACTAGACACGTACCCGAGAGCACAGTACTTACCCACAGACGACCATGGGTGCCTGGAAACCACGAGGAGGGCTTCTTATTCGGTCTCGATCATCTCATAGAG TCAACTGAGAATTTACATACACCTGTCTCAAAAGATTCTGTAGCGCCGTCAAGCTCTATTAAAGTGGAAACTTGA
- the LOC132942107 gene encoding inositol-trisphosphate 3-kinase homolog isoform X3 → MTHPSREFPPPDYCSENTANKQTENEWKSSQCNSVTSSAKKNHKKENSLLKFLALNALELSAPASDVLLRNNSTTTAGTATDTEVRNVKSQETAATNVQSATCRSATGVPQQQSWFQLSGHPDCFAPAGLGTIWKKCSGGTERDVYEALSNEPSLQDIVPKYYREVEYNGQTFIELQDLLYGFRDPNVMDIKMGTRTFLESEVKNSSARQDLYLKMIAVDPEAPNAEERKLQAVTKLRYMQFREEQSSTCSHGFRIEAMKFRGSPPVTDLKTVKSDEEVNNTLALFLGDRHDIKQRLVARLNEIRSKLDRSHYFKTHEIVGSSILIIYDDTKIGAWLIDFAKTRHVPESTVLTHRRPWVPGNHEEGFLFGLDHLIESTENLHTPVSKDSVAPSSSIKVET, encoded by the exons caaACCGAAAACGAATGGAAGAGCTCGCAGTGCAATTCTGTGACTTCGTCAGCCAAAAAGAACCACAAGAAAGAAAACTCGCTGTTGAAATTCTTGGCTTTG aacgcTCTCGAGTTGAGCGCACCCGCCAGTGATGTGTTGCTGCGCAACAACAGCACGACCACGGCTGGGACGGCAACGGATACCGAAGTGCGAAATGTCAAGTCTCAAGAAACAGCGGCCACCAACGTCCAGTCGGCGACTTGTAGGTCGGCCACGGGCGTCCCACAACAACAGTCGTGGTTCCAGCTGTCCGGACATCCGGACTGTTTCGCACCTGCCGGCCTGGGCACAATATGGAAGAAGTGCAGTGGCGGCACCGAGCGAGACGTGTACGAAGCCCTTTCCAACGAGCCCAGTCTTCAAGACATCGTGCCCAAGTATTACAGGGAAGTCGAGTACAACGGACAGACGTTCATCGAGCTGCAAGACTTGCTGTACGGCTTCCGGGACCCCAACGTCATGGACATCAAAATGGGCACGCGCACTTTCCTGGAATCGGAAGTGAAAAACTCCTCGGCCCGACAAGACCTGTACCTCAAG aTGATCGCCGTGGATCCTGAAGCACCGAATGCCGAAGAACGCAAGTTGCAAGCGGTCACAAAACTACGATACATGCAGTTCAGAGAAGAACAGAGTTCAACGTGCAGTCACGGTTTTAGAATTGAAGCTATGAAG TTTCGAGGTTCTCCACCCGTAACGGACTTGAAGACTGTGAAGAGCGATGAAGAGGTGAATAACACTCTTGCTTTGTTCCTGGGTGACCGCCATGACATCAAACAAAGGCTGGTTGCCAGACTGAATGAAATACGGTCGAAATTGGATCGTTCTCATTACTTTAAAACTCATGAG ATTGTGGGTAGCAGTATCTTGATTATATACGACGATACTAAGATCGGTGCTTGGCTGATTGACTTTGCCAAAACTAGACACGTACCCGAGAGCACAGTACTTACCCACAGACGACCATGGGTGCCTGGAAACCACGAGGAGGGCTTCTTATTCGGTCTCGATCATCTCATAGAG TCAACTGAGAATTTACATACACCTGTCTCAAAAGATTCTGTAGCGCCGTCAAGCTCTATTAAAGTGGAAACTTGA
- the LOC132942107 gene encoding inositol-trisphosphate 3-kinase homolog isoform X1, whose protein sequence is MCFWNLVTMGPRRQWQRFCETKRQQHLCTGSDGDEIALHQQQTENEWKSSQCNSVTSSAKKNHKKENSLLKFLALNALELSAPASDVLLRNNSTTTAGTATDTEVRNVKSQETAATNVQSATCRSATGVPQQQSWFQLSGHPDCFAPAGLGTIWKKCSGGTERDVYEALSNEPSLQDIVPKYYREVEYNGQTFIELQDLLYGFRDPNVMDIKMGTRTFLESEVKNSSARQDLYLKMIAVDPEAPNAEERKLQAVTKLRYMQFREEQSSTCSHGFRIEAMKFRGSPPVTDLKTVKSDEEVNNTLALFLGDRHDIKQRLVARLNEIRSKLDRSHYFKTHEIVGSSILIIYDDTKIGAWLIDFAKTRHVPESTVLTHRRPWVPGNHEEGFLFGLDHLIESTENLHTPVSKDSVAPSSSIKVET, encoded by the exons caaACCGAAAACGAATGGAAGAGCTCGCAGTGCAATTCTGTGACTTCGTCAGCCAAAAAGAACCACAAGAAAGAAAACTCGCTGTTGAAATTCTTGGCTTTG aacgcTCTCGAGTTGAGCGCACCCGCCAGTGATGTGTTGCTGCGCAACAACAGCACGACCACGGCTGGGACGGCAACGGATACCGAAGTGCGAAATGTCAAGTCTCAAGAAACAGCGGCCACCAACGTCCAGTCGGCGACTTGTAGGTCGGCCACGGGCGTCCCACAACAACAGTCGTGGTTCCAGCTGTCCGGACATCCGGACTGTTTCGCACCTGCCGGCCTGGGCACAATATGGAAGAAGTGCAGTGGCGGCACCGAGCGAGACGTGTACGAAGCCCTTTCCAACGAGCCCAGTCTTCAAGACATCGTGCCCAAGTATTACAGGGAAGTCGAGTACAACGGACAGACGTTCATCGAGCTGCAAGACTTGCTGTACGGCTTCCGGGACCCCAACGTCATGGACATCAAAATGGGCACGCGCACTTTCCTGGAATCGGAAGTGAAAAACTCCTCGGCCCGACAAGACCTGTACCTCAAG aTGATCGCCGTGGATCCTGAAGCACCGAATGCCGAAGAACGCAAGTTGCAAGCGGTCACAAAACTACGATACATGCAGTTCAGAGAAGAACAGAGTTCAACGTGCAGTCACGGTTTTAGAATTGAAGCTATGAAG TTTCGAGGTTCTCCACCCGTAACGGACTTGAAGACTGTGAAGAGCGATGAAGAGGTGAATAACACTCTTGCTTTGTTCCTGGGTGACCGCCATGACATCAAACAAAGGCTGGTTGCCAGACTGAATGAAATACGGTCGAAATTGGATCGTTCTCATTACTTTAAAACTCATGAG ATTGTGGGTAGCAGTATCTTGATTATATACGACGATACTAAGATCGGTGCTTGGCTGATTGACTTTGCCAAAACTAGACACGTACCCGAGAGCACAGTACTTACCCACAGACGACCATGGGTGCCTGGAAACCACGAGGAGGGCTTCTTATTCGGTCTCGATCATCTCATAGAG TCAACTGAGAATTTACATACACCTGTCTCAAAAGATTCTGTAGCGCCGTCAAGCTCTATTAAAGTGGAAACTTGA